In one Nicotiana sylvestris chromosome 8, ASM39365v2, whole genome shotgun sequence genomic region, the following are encoded:
- the LOC104236339 gene encoding probable WRKY transcription factor 12 isoform X2 yields MERGHQERVLHNNYDLQVSTPHANIHEMGFVHHFEHHQNQVLSFLTSPLDGASATPPTATNINGSSSLGFYNGELVNRSSWNNDQVETLDPKAVIDQNCSGNANEGNNSWWRNSGKVKVRRKLREPRFCFQTRSDIDVLDDGYKWRKYGQKVVKNSLHPRSYYRCTHSNCRVKKRVERLSEDCRMVITTYEGANSFFHNFTGSRLDMQCS; encoded by the exons ATGGAACGAGGTCATCAAGAAAGGGTGTTACACAATAATTATGATTTACAAGTCTCAACTCCTCATGCCAATATCCATGAAATGGGATTTGTACATCACTTTGAACATCACCAAAACCAAGTCTTGAGTTTTTTAACTTCTCCTCTTGATGGCGCCAGCGCGACGCCACCAACCGCCACCAATATTAACGGTAGCAGTTCGCTAGGGTTTTATAACGGTGAACTTGTCAATAGGTCTTCCTGGAATAACGACCAG GTGGAAACACTGGATCCCAAGGCAGTTATTGACCAAAATTGCAGCGGAAATGCTAACGAGGGTAACAATTCGTG GTGGAGGAATTCAGGGAAGGTGAAAGTGAGAAGAAAGTTGAGAGAGCCGAGATTTTGTTTCCAAACAAGGAGTGATATTGATGTTCTTGATGATGGTTACAAATGGAGAAAGTATGGTCAAAAAGTTGTCAAGAATAGCCTTCATCCAAG GAGTTACTACAGATGTACACATAGCAATTGTCGAGTAAAGAAGAGAGTTGAACGACTTTCAGAAGATTGTCGTATGGTAATAACAACCTATGAAG GTGCTAATTCATTTTTCCATAACTTCACCGGATCAAGACTGGACATGCAGTGCTCGTGA
- the LOC104236339 gene encoding probable WRKY transcription factor 12 isoform X1 — protein sequence MERGHQERVLHNNYDLQVSTPHANIHEMGFVHHFEHHQNQVLSFLTSPLDGASATPPTATNINGSSSLGFYNGELVNRSSWNNDQVETLDPKAVIDQNCSGNANEGNNSWWRNSGKVKVRRKLREPRFCFQTRSDIDVLDDGYKWRKYGQKVVKNSLHPRSYYRCTHSNCRVKKRVERLSEDCRMVITTYEGRHNHSPCDDSNSSENDCFSSF from the exons ATGGAACGAGGTCATCAAGAAAGGGTGTTACACAATAATTATGATTTACAAGTCTCAACTCCTCATGCCAATATCCATGAAATGGGATTTGTACATCACTTTGAACATCACCAAAACCAAGTCTTGAGTTTTTTAACTTCTCCTCTTGATGGCGCCAGCGCGACGCCACCAACCGCCACCAATATTAACGGTAGCAGTTCGCTAGGGTTTTATAACGGTGAACTTGTCAATAGGTCTTCCTGGAATAACGACCAG GTGGAAACACTGGATCCCAAGGCAGTTATTGACCAAAATTGCAGCGGAAATGCTAACGAGGGTAACAATTCGTG GTGGAGGAATTCAGGGAAGGTGAAAGTGAGAAGAAAGTTGAGAGAGCCGAGATTTTGTTTCCAAACAAGGAGTGATATTGATGTTCTTGATGATGGTTACAAATGGAGAAAGTATGGTCAAAAAGTTGTCAAGAATAGCCTTCATCCAAG GAGTTACTACAGATGTACACATAGCAATTGTCGAGTAAAGAAGAGAGTTGAACGACTTTCAGAAGATTGTCGTATGGTAATAACAACCTATGAAGGTAGACACAACCATTCTCCTTGTGATGATTCAAACTCTTCTGAAAATGATTGTTTCTCCTCTTTCTAA